From the Gossypium hirsutum isolate 1008001.06 chromosome A02, Gossypium_hirsutum_v2.1, whole genome shotgun sequence genome, the window catcgaccttatctctctgaggtagcaagagagcagattgaagatacgAGCCTTAACCtcttaagcagtagggtaacatgctacaaattacaaatcttatctccatgtatcggctatagAGCAGATCGAAAATGGCAAGTCTTATATCTAtatatcggctatggagcagattttagccatcgaccttatctctctgaggtagcaagagagcaggttgaagatacgaGCCTTGACCCCCCTAAGCAGTAGGTAACAGGCTgcaaattacagatcttatctccatgcaTCGGCTATGGAGTAGATTTTAGCCATCGACCTTATCTCTctaaggtagcaagagagcagattgaagatacgAGCCTTAACCCTCTAAGTATTAGGGTAACAGGCTgcaaattacagatcttatctccatgtatcaactacggagcagatcgaaaatggtGAGTCTTATCTCTATGAATCGACTATAGAGCAGATTTAGTCACCGACCTTATCTCTctaaggtagcaagagagcagttTGAAGAtatgagccttaaccccctaagtagtagggtgaCAGGCTGAAAATTGCAAATTTTATCTTCCAGAAGTCGTAATGAAGTAGGTTGAGGACGCGGAGTGGATTGAAAGCACAATTCTTAtatccctgaagatgcagtgggttGGAGCGGGGCTACTTGAAAAAGATGAGCATAAAGAGGTCGAGATATGAGAAGAACGGGCAAAATGACCCTTTTAgggtctttgctccattctcgttacatgacaatgagcaaagaggggcagctgtagatgGCCCATTTCGCCCGGGGCCCAGAACactaccaaaaccaaaataaaagcagaccaaataaaaaaaaaacaaagtccaaATTACATACCCAAcacaaaaactaaaataaaacccaatttaatcaaccaaaaccAACCCAAACCCTCAAACCCAATTACAATAGGCCCAAACCTGAAACCCAATCCAAACACCTAGCTCTAGCCCAAAATTCCAGCctaaaactttaacatttttgaaAAACCCTAGTATACCTAAAGGTCTCAGCCACCGCACGCCTCCCTCGCGCACCAAACACTAACTCCGTGTCATACGCTCCTCCATTAAGCCACGTCAGAAACGTGCTTAGTCACGAACCTGCAAACAAGTGCAAAAGGAGCAGTAAagaagtttttttgtttttccattCGGCTATAAAACTGAATCAAACCGAATGTAAAGGGATCTTTTTTTTAATAGATACGAATACaacagaaaaaaacaaagaaaatcaaTAGCAATCAGAAATCAGATTCAAAGCTTAAAAGGTTGTTTTCCACTTTTTCCTTCGTTTTCACAGTTATTCCCTTATTACTTCTTTTCGTTCTTTTCTTTACAAACGATTTTAAATAacacaagagagagagagaggggagaCTTACCGGGGTCGAGCTCGTGTCGTCGGCGGCCTGGGCTCGCCGAATCTCTGATGAAGGAGGCACCGACCGAATAGGGaaggaaaggagaaaagtttagggtttttgttttttaaatcaaaggtctcaaaaagaaaaaggaaaaggctTTGGGttttctaaagttttttttttatgtttcaaaaaatataaaataaaggtttttattaaactttaaaacagCAGTATTGTGAGAAGGGGGGAAAGCAGTCTGCGCGTTGATCCATAGGTTGGATTTGCGCATTCTCCCCTTTAAGGGGTTATTTTCGCAGTTAGTCCCCCTTTTATGCGTTGCTGTTTGATTGGGCAAatgttttctcttttattttctttaaattttgccCAGGAACTTTATATCAGTTTTGTTTTAATCCTCGCCTAAACACAGTGTTTGGGGTTTTGGGATATTTTCCGTTTTAAATCCCTGAATATTTGGGCACATTTTGTTGGTCCCCGATCCTGTTCTAATAATTTGCTTTGTTTATgaattatccttttaattttacttttatttcaattaaattttttttggttattcattttttttaaaaacaatactattttaacatattattttgaattattttatttcacactgtttttttattttcatttgaatatttttatattttatcttataacacacttttcttgaattttttttgttataaatattcTTTGTTTTAATATTGcgctattatttttattaaattacttgtattatatatattatctgTTTTAGattgatatacatatatatatattgttttgtatAATTCATTTTAACTTACTTCTCACGTGACATTTGTTCTAAAAttagtttatatattattattttacatattaatattttttttcatttcatgtgaattatttatttatatgcatatTATTTACCTAGAGGgatttatattttgtatattatgtatTTTGTTTTTTAGTACTTTTTTCAAGACTCCTTCATATATTACTCGTTTTTATTCTTACACGAAATTTGTTGTTTGTATATcgataatttcacatttttcatttctCACATTATTAATTCttctttattttaaaacttgCTACATTTCATTTGTGTTGATTTGCTTGATACTTTTCTAAAAATTGCCTTGTAATTCATTGGCTTTTGTGTGTTAATATTAGTCTTTGCATAAGGTATGTAGCCATTGCATATACCTTCTTGTCATATGATTATGATTTATTTGTCTAGAACTTTTACCATGTAATATTATGCATGTTCGTGATTATGTTTTTATCTCCTGCTATCATTGAGATTTAAACTCCAATCTATGTAGCCAGCATTAGTGGTTTCATTTCTTCTCCAAACAAACCTAAACAAGTATATTTTGACTCGGCTTATACCATCGTTAATTCAAACCCTCCCAACTTAATGAATTATTTCGTGTTTGAAGGTCTGAgaaatcgtgcccaatcgtgctgggtttcgatttttcgttcaGCTAAAATACAGAATATCCTTTGGAAATTTCGtccatgtttttaaaaaaaaattaaaatgaagcaATATTTCATATTTGGGGAGTTTGAGAGGTCATGCCCAATCGTGTTGGGTTTCGTTTTTTCATTTAACTAAAATATGGAATAtccttttttgaaatttcatccacgctttttaaactaaaatgaggcaatatttcgcgtttagAAGTTTGGGagatcgtgcccaatcgtgcaTGGTTTCGATTTTTCATTCGACTAAGATACGAAATACCCTTTCGACATTTCAtccatgttttattaaattaaaatgaggcaatatttcgtatttagaaatttgataaattgtgcccaatcgtgctgggttgcgatttaCCGCTTGgtcaaataaccaaatatccttttgaaatttcaaatgcatgagttttggaaattaCGAAATGATCTTGTATTGAGGATTTGAAATATTGTGTCCAATCGTGCTGGAcatgatattttattccttttgaACGAGAGAATCTCGGCATCCAATTCAAGTTATCTAAATATTTTAAAGGAATtgaatttcaaaatctttttcaaattttcggcATTAGGACAATAATTGatcaataccaattttgggcattgcgagggtgctaatccttcctcgtgcgtagcCGACTTCCAAATCCGTCTTCTAGTTTTTTTTCATAGACCAAAaaacgttgttttaataaaccaaaaatgctttattaaaatgatcgacCATAGGGTGACCCGAttacacctaaacaaaaaagattggtgacaactccattttcattttaaagtCAACCTccgatttcaaaataaaaatagtttcgacagtatggaaagaaaaagaaagataaaaaattgaaaagtaaaaaattagtagaatgaaagatataagttttttttataagtgtactaggtaaaaaaataaaaaaaataattaattttatttctctCTATTACTAAGTAGAattgaaaagtaaaagaaaatataataaaataattataaaatgtgaAAAATCTCGTAAATTAACTTGATGACTagaatatttatctttttaaatataatttaaatttaaattgcgCTAATTACACTTTATGCCTCGGTTTCATCCCATCCACTTCATGAACTTTGCCCTTTTTATTATAAAATCATCATGATTGATTTGAGTAAGAGAGAGAGAGTGTGTCTCGCGTTGTTTATCGTTTCAAGCGGGATGGTTTAAAGATCGCGCCCACTAATCATTCCAATCGGACGAAGGCTTCTGTCGTCGCGCGCTgttgtattttattattacttttttgtCATTTCGAAAGAATCGTACCCATATAATGGCCTCATCATCAGGTTTGGACGCAGGGCCTAGAACAGTGGCGTAATTAGCGAGCCTTGCCTCTGCTTAAATGATCTTTCACATTTTACTTAGCATTTCTTGTTTGTAATATAATATAGTTTCATGACAATTATTTTACCATATTTCCCCATCTTTATTACCTTTCAAAATAGTTTAAATACTGTAAAATCAAGAATATCAATATtatctatgtttattatatgccatgtatgttttgttttgtaatttgatattatatatttatgtagTTAAAACATTCATCTGATTTTGAAATAAtggaatatttaaatttataatattataaaaatatttgttcaatttagtttagaagttttaaatatatgataaattaatgtattttaatttactttttataacataaataatgtttaatttacctgattactcttattaattaaaaattaatgttaacAGTTTCtttgttatttcatttttcttacaTGTAAGatgtaaatgtgtatatatatgtataataaatcaTGCATATTGAAGAGTGAGAGAAcaaatttcatttgatttttgcaTGAATAATGAAAGACATCGATtggactattttattttattttgaaagaataaCTGTAGTTTTATAGTTTTATACTAtctactaaaatattaaaaaggtagcccatttgatcattttaatattctacaaaatagtaaataatggttgtatatacatattaaaatgaatataattaaaatatggttataaataaaaatttatataaaaaaatattcctaataacaacaacaacatttatcataaaaaaaaaaaagctgctTTGCCAACTTCAAAGCCTAAGCTTTAGGCAATGATACATACCCGAACATTTATCATATTATGTACAGATTCAATCTCCGTAGAAGAATTTCAACCTAGAAAATGGGGTATCAGAAGGTCAAGAAGATGTTGGTTACATGAATGTTGGAATAAGAGGCAGGCGTTGAGCAGCCTTTGTTGATTGAGATTTTGTAAGATAGCTTCCGCCATAGTTTCTTCCCTTAACTGCTGTTGTCTCAGGGCGCTTGTCTCTTCCCTCTTCAATGCTACCTCTTCTTGAAGCCTTTCCATTTCAGCCACAATTGAGCTACGCTGCATCCTAGCAGCAGTTTTTGAACTGGAGGAGATCCATCAAGTTATTTTTTTTCAGAAGACCGTACATAATTTAgcatttaattcttttttaataataattagtatgtaattttttcttaaatattaaacGAACCGTGTTTGTTGTCTGACTCTAATCATTCCCATCTCCGCTCTCATGCGTTCGCGGAAtctctttgaaaaaaaaaattcatgaattaatcattcaactaaaataataaagGCATAGATCAAAATAGGAAATGATACTTaccttttccttcctttttgaTGATTTCTTCCATTTCGCCTTCGTTATTAAATAAATCATGCTCTTCATATTATCGAATTTGCTGGGATTTTAGTAAGTAaaaatttccttttccttttccttttccttttccttttccataTACAAGAAGTAGACCTCCTTTTATAGACTTTTTTAGTAAATGAGATTGGGTCTCGCCATGCTTACGCGCTAAAGAATTGGGCCCACTAATCGTCCATGAAAGGCCTCTACCTCTACCTCTCCCACTTTTATTTTTTAACCTGTAAATTGCTATACATTTTCCGTTAACACcaactaaacttttttttatctataaatataatatataagagcagcgtttggaaaaaaaattgaaccaaTCAGAATACTCTTTACTTctcatcatattattaaattaattttaaaaataattataatttaatttagaattattaatttaaaaaattgtacaattttaaaaataaaattattacttaaataaaactCTAAGTATAAAATAACGTTAAAAAtagtttgtttctttttttttaataaaatagcaTTTACCactaattttttctatatttataagtttttaaataattttataattatacaaAATTGTTGAAAGATGACTGCAAAGTTTGGGAAAATACATTGATGCGACTGGGAGGGAGGGAAGAAAAAAAGTAGAAAGAGAAAAAGAGGGATAAGAAAAGATGGGGAAAAAAAGACAATGAAACTAAacggaaagaaagaaagaaagggaggaaaaattatgctttttgtgtttatatatattttacataataataatatttttgtgtattttaattgtattcataTTATTTTGTGTTATATATCAATTTAtgttctttttgaaaaaaaaatttagcataaaataaaaaaaaatcgtaaTCATGAAGAAACcaagaaaccaagaaaaaaaGTCATAAAATTAACCTAAACTAATGAGCTTACTCTATAAACCCGTTCCTACGTCCTTCATCTTCAttgatacaatcaaataaaatattatgtgtTAAAATAAGAGAGTTTAGTAAATGGATCATCCTATTAAGTATGTTCGTATAAGATAAAGCTACCATCACAAGTAAATGGACTACTTCATAAATTGTATGATGTGTTCGATAAAAagacaaatattaaaattaagatttaaaattaataatatcataCTAAAATTTGAGATAACAGTGTCACAAGCATAATCCACAATTCCTACTTGTAGCTAATGGTTCATATTGTGGGTGCACCTTTCAGGTTGTATAGAAAGTGCAACTCTAAGGTAAGGAAGggatgattttccaaatgaagccAAAAGAGTAGAAGCTTAAATTCCAATTCAATACATCACAGTCAATACAACAAACAAATAGATATCACCAATTAACttcagaaaaataaattaatattcaaaagtttacatttacaccatgtttggttgggtgtattggctatgccaatacacccctaatcggtggacCCCATTTAATCCCACTTCAATCCTCTGTTTGGTTCAGGGTATTGGCTAATACCCGTCTATTACATTACACCCCTAATCCCCAAAATCCACCGATTTCTATTACGTTCCTCTTTCTCAGATTAGGTGCTGCTTGAGTTTTAgaccctgttttaccctcctgcTTCCCCTTTTCGTCTTCTGTTTCTTCCTTCTGTCTTTCTTTTGCTGAAGATTACAATAGAATCGACGCTTGGCCTTCTCAACCTTTTATTTTCGGAGTTTACTACAACTGGAAAGGTAAATTCATATTTCTAACTCTCTTTTGCTCTCAAATTTATATGGATTCCTGTATTTTAATTAGCTTAAGTTCCGAGTAGATTTCTATTTCTTAAAGGTTTTTGTTGCTGGTGGAAATTGGAACTCGATTGCTCTATTTGTGGACTGATGTAACCTATTCATTATCGTTTTCTTGAAAAACTCTATTATTGATAATCTGCTCTCAACTTTATCAGGAAAAACCAGTCAAGCCGAAGCCTGCACCTGCGGCCATCTCAAGCACAGCTTTGAAGCAAGCTTCAGGTTCTTTATTTTCTTAGTTCTGTATTTGGAAAGATCAACCtgcttttatcttttatttgaaaaaaggaGATTCTATccaggaaatattttttatatttatgccttttctttttctttttcttttcttttttggtaacAATAATATCTTATAGCTTAAAAGATATTCTATCCTTGATCCTTTTGTGAGCTATTAAGTATACTAAGAATTAAGTCACTGCAGATGCAGCTGAAAATGCAAGTAAGGAATTAGATCTTAGTGTACCTCCTATTCATGTTGATCCAAGTCAATTCAACAGTGTTCTCCATAAAGGAAAGGATGATGCTGACACAAATTGTTGGACTTCTCCTGGTGGTGCGGGATTTATGATAAGAGGACAGACATACTTAAAAAATAGTGCCAAGGTGAGGTTTTCCTACCCTTGTTAATCATTTGACATGcatttttcattgtttttatttgttCTGAGTGCACTCTTATCATCTTATATcatcaaagcatgaaattaagAGTATCTGGTTTATTATAATGGAAAATTGAGATACAAATTGGAATGACAGTTGTCTGCTTCGTGTgtagttctactcattcattaTGCTCTCATCCTGAGTTGATACATATGTTTCTATTGGTCAGTTCATATTGATTCTGTTAGCTATTGGTGTGATGCAGTTTCATTTACCTAATCTTGCCAGGTCTGGTTTCTAAATTGGATTAAGAAACCAAAATCGACTTTACATTTATAGTTTTACTGGTATTTCTGTCTTACCTTGTATTCTTTGTTTGGTTTCAAGGTTGAGACCCTCTCATTCAGTTCAGTAGTTGGAAGTTCTTTGTTTGAATCATTATTGTATTTGGCCCATTTATTAATTTTAGATTTCTTAATGTATGAGTTCTTTGATTGCTTTTAACTATATTTATCTTGCTTAATGAATTCTCTGCTGGACAAGTAAAGTTTCAAATACAGAAAATGAGGAAGCATGATTTTTCCTATGATGAAAATTTTCCTTTTACTTTATAGCTGACAGTCCTCTTCCATGGTTTTATTATATCTGTAATTTCTTCCTCGCATTCCTTGTTCTTGCCAATATTCTGTAGAGAATCAATTGAGTAACCTACAAGTCTTTTCGCAGATAATGGGTGGAAATCCCCTTCTCAAGCTCATAGCTGTTGATTGGTTCAAAGTCGATAAAGCAACAGATAAAATTGCATTGCATCCAAAGAGTCTAGCTCAGGTATTAAACCG encodes:
- the LOC121215535 gene encoding uncharacterized protein yields the protein MKSMIYLITKAKWKKSSKRKEKRFRERMRAEMGMIRVRQQTRSKTAARMQRSSIVAEMERLQEEVALKREETSALRQQQLREETMAEAILQNLNQQRLLNACLLFQHSCNQHLLDLLIPHFLG